A window from Tenacibaculum singaporense encodes these proteins:
- a CDS encoding tetratricopeptide repeat protein: protein MSISKFESMLKTNEVYFFDAVEFETIIEHYLNIGKQSLAKKAVQLGLEQHPSSIQLKLMKVEILIFEDELHEAIKMLSNIEAVEPHNDEVFIQKAIILSKKKQHTEAIAILKESLQYIEDPSDVWSMIGMEYLYLDDFENARLNFAKCIEVDYEDYSSLYNIVYCFDMEDSHEDAIKFLNSYLDKNPYCEVAWHQLGRQYFELGMFKEALTAFDYAVLIDDSFIGGYLEKAKSLEELKRYEEAIENYLVTLELDDPTAYAYIRIGECYEKLENTQTAIHFYKKAVHEDPLLDRGWILLTNACYNQGNYQKALYYINKAIHIDEANVLYWRRYGDINLKLNFYEESVKAFRTCLSLGDREIEIYVALADILLFLGEFSEALKTLIQAKKTYKEFAEIEYRLCGLFMILGKEEYSVTHLNNALAIDFEYHTIVKELYPSVFENKRIQKIISSYDKAVQ from the coding sequence ATGTCAATATCTAAATTTGAATCCATGTTGAAAACCAACGAGGTATATTTTTTCGATGCTGTAGAGTTTGAAACAATTATAGAGCATTATTTAAATATAGGTAAGCAATCGTTGGCAAAAAAAGCTGTACAGTTAGGTTTGGAGCAGCATCCATCTTCAATTCAATTAAAATTAATGAAAGTAGAAATTTTAATTTTTGAAGACGAATTGCACGAAGCAATTAAGATGCTATCTAATATCGAAGCTGTAGAACCTCATAATGATGAGGTATTTATCCAAAAAGCAATTATCTTATCTAAAAAGAAACAGCACACAGAAGCAATTGCTATTTTAAAAGAATCTTTGCAGTACATAGAAGATCCATCTGATGTTTGGTCTATGATAGGTATGGAATACTTATATCTTGATGATTTTGAAAATGCACGTTTAAATTTTGCTAAATGTATTGAGGTAGATTATGAAGATTATTCATCGTTGTACAATATAGTTTATTGTTTTGATATGGAGGATAGTCATGAGGATGCAATAAAATTTTTAAATTCATATTTAGATAAAAATCCATATTGCGAAGTAGCGTGGCATCAATTAGGGAGACAATATTTTGAGTTAGGAATGTTTAAAGAAGCATTAACAGCTTTTGATTATGCAGTATTGATTGATGATAGTTTTATAGGAGGTTATTTAGAGAAAGCAAAATCTTTAGAAGAGTTAAAGAGGTACGAAGAAGCTATAGAAAATTATTTAGTTACACTAGAGTTAGATGATCCAACGGCTTATGCCTATATAAGAATAGGAGAGTGTTATGAGAAACTTGAGAATACACAAACAGCAATACATTTTTATAAAAAGGCAGTACATGAAGACCCACTTTTAGATAGAGGTTGGATTTTATTAACAAATGCTTGTTATAACCAAGGAAATTATCAAAAGGCACTTTATTACATTAACAAAGCCATTCATATAGATGAGGCAAACGTTTTATATTGGAGACGTTATGGAGATATCAATTTAAAACTCAATTTTTACGAAGAATCCGTTAAAGCTTTCAGAACTTGCTTATCACTAGGAGATAGAGAAATTGAGATATATGTTGCATTGGCAGATATATTATTATTCTTAGGAGAGTTTAGTGAGGCTCTTAAGACATTAATTCAGGCGAAAAAAACATATAAAGAGTTTGCAGAAATTGAATATAGACTTTGTGGGTTATTTATGATTCTTGGTAAAGAGGAATATAGTGTAACACATTTGAATAATGCTTTAGCTATCGATTTTGAGTACCATACAATAGTAAAAGAGTTATATCCTTCAGTTTTTGAAAATAAAAGAATACAAAAAATTATATCTAGTTACGATAAAGCAGTTCAATAG
- a CDS encoding DUF2853 family protein has protein sequence MSKFDEKVALYKKFMDDRDIRSNTDLLTAVTKGLGPSIYKNDAETVSGSDPKELETVKKNFLMKKLGLADGPELDKAIGEVMERIGKSERNKYRAVVYYMLVKKFDKESVYGM, from the coding sequence ATGAGTAAATTTGACGAAAAAGTAGCGCTTTATAAAAAATTTATGGACGATAGAGATATCCGTTCTAATACTGATTTATTAACTGCTGTTACAAAAGGATTAGGTCCTTCTATTTATAAAAATGATGCTGAAACAGTATCAGGAAGTGACCCTAAAGAACTAGAAACTGTTAAGAAAAATTTCTTAATGAAAAAATTAGGTTTAGCTGATGGACCTGAATTAGATAAGGCTATTGGAGAAGTGATGGAAAGAATTGGAAAGTCTGAAAGAAACAAGTATCGTGCAGTTGTATACTACATGTTAGTTAAGAAATTTGATAAAGAGTCTGTTTACGGAATGTAA
- a CDS encoding L-serine ammonia-lyase, producing MSQFISVFDMLKIGVGPSSSHTLGPWRAAQQWIQKLKDTNEFLLIEEIKVDLYGSLSLTGKGHATDLAVLLGLSGADPEYIPIETIDVIINDIKTKELLFFNNERNIAFANGSVKFNKEFLPFHANGMTFRGYANGVEISTETYYSIGGGFIVQEDDNLAEDIEINKQNFPFPINRATELEAYCEKEKLNISDIVYQNELVINSAEDIDKELHRIWNTMLECMYIGCHTQGILPGGLNVKRRAFETHQRLIKEAEYTNQQEWITAIRSTEVKFREILKWVSCLALSVNEVNASLGRVVTAPTNGSAGVIPAVIMYYLVIENHDATFEHVKKFLLVAGEIGSIFKKNATISAAMGGCQAEIGVSSAMAAAALTELLGGTPSQCLVAAEIAMEHHLGLTCDPIGGLVQVPCIERNAMGAIKAINAAELALETNPKESKVPLDKVVDTMWETAKDMNRNYKETSEGGLAVTVRLADC from the coding sequence ATGTCGCAATTTATTAGTGTTTTTGACATGCTTAAAATTGGGGTAGGACCTTCTAGTTCTCATACCCTAGGCCCTTGGAGAGCGGCTCAACAATGGATTCAAAAATTAAAAGACACAAATGAATTTCTTTTAATTGAAGAAATAAAAGTGGACTTATATGGTTCTCTTTCATTAACAGGTAAAGGGCATGCGACAGATTTAGCTGTTTTATTAGGTTTAAGTGGAGCTGATCCTGAATATATTCCAATTGAAACTATTGATGTTATTATCAATGACATTAAAACCAAAGAGCTTTTATTTTTTAATAATGAAAGAAATATTGCTTTTGCCAATGGCTCAGTAAAATTCAACAAAGAATTTTTACCATTTCATGCCAATGGAATGACTTTTAGAGGATATGCTAACGGTGTAGAAATTTCTACAGAAACATACTATTCTATTGGTGGAGGGTTCATTGTGCAAGAAGACGATAATCTTGCTGAAGATATTGAAATTAATAAACAAAACTTTCCTTTCCCTATCAACAGAGCTACTGAGCTTGAAGCGTATTGTGAAAAAGAAAAGTTAAACATTTCTGATATTGTTTACCAAAATGAACTTGTAATTAATTCTGCTGAAGACATCGACAAAGAATTACATCGCATATGGAACACTATGTTAGAATGTATGTATATTGGTTGTCACACTCAAGGAATTTTACCTGGCGGATTAAATGTAAAACGACGTGCATTTGAAACACATCAAAGGCTTATTAAAGAAGCTGAATACACTAACCAACAAGAATGGATTACCGCTATTAGAAGTACAGAAGTAAAATTCCGTGAAATTTTAAAATGGGTAAGTTGTTTAGCTTTATCTGTTAACGAAGTGAATGCTTCTTTGGGTAGAGTTGTTACTGCTCCAACCAATGGAAGTGCCGGAGTTATTCCTGCTGTAATAATGTACTATTTAGTAATAGAAAACCACGATGCTACTTTTGAACATGTTAAAAAATTCTTGCTAGTTGCTGGAGAAATAGGAAGTATATTTAAGAAGAATGCTACAATTTCTGCGGCTATGGGTGGTTGTCAAGCTGAAATTGGTGTATCTTCTGCCATGGCCGCTGCTGCATTAACAGAATTGTTAGGCGGAACTCCGTCACAATGCTTAGTTGCTGCTGAAATTGCCATGGAACATCATTTAGGGCTCACTTGTGATCCTATTGGCGGATTAGTACAAGTGCCTTGTATTGAACGTAATGCTATGGGAGCCATTAAAGCTATTAACGCTGCTGAATTAGCTTTAGAAACCAATCCAAAAGA